One Arachis hypogaea cultivar Tifrunner chromosome 2, arahy.Tifrunner.gnm2.J5K5, whole genome shotgun sequence genomic window, ATCTGCTGTTTTAAACTCAATTATTGTACTGTCAAATATGTCTATCATTATTGAATCAATTGGGATCTATCTATGGCCAAAAATCATGTGAGTTTTAATGTAATGTGGGACTCAGTTTCATTAATTATAGTTGTTTTCTTATTGGTTTTTTTCTTTTCACAGTTGCAGAAAGGCAAAGGAGAACCAAAACCCCATTATAGTAATGGCAGAGGACAAGGGATTCTCTGTCTTGGGTAATAGATTTGGGTATGACAAGAAGAGTGACACTGATATTATGTATCCTATGTATTTTGGTGTTTCTTGTGCAATTTTTGCACTCCAAGCACTCACAAAACCACATGTTGAGATTGAAAAATGGAGTGAAATCCGTGACAGCGGAGAAGCAAATGCTGTTAAAGGAGGTTAAATTGTCAAAGGCTAGGAGGAAGCATGCTGAGCAAGAATCTGAACGGTGGAAAGCAGTTTCAGAAGGGAAACATAAGAGACATTCCTTGAAGAGCATGTTGGTGAACTTGAGTTCAAGGATGGATGTTTTCCCTGTTGCTAGAGTTGGGCAGCATAGTTCAACAGGATCATCACAGATTGCAAAGGAATCAGATTCTTTTCCACACTTTGCTGATAAATATTTGCCACAAAGAACCGAAGGCTTGTGTAAGATTGAATTCTCCAAACAtgtgtttttgtttattttatctctgtaggaaaagtatgaggagacAATATACCTATCGTACAATATATACAATGGGGCTTAATTGAAATTAACGTTAAATTATGGAtaactaattaattttgatttctttctaatttgaattttgaaatttctttctaatttgaattttgaaataaattaggaTTACCGTCCATCAAGACGGCGTGAATTCAACTCTCTCCACTAATTCGAGGATCTCGCCGCCTCAGCACTGCAAGATCACTGACTGCCGTCTGCCTCTCTTCCCACCGCCGTGTTGTTCGAACTGTGCACAGGTGGTTTGCGTGGTCTTTGCGCTAGCGCAGCAACCCAGACCTGCAACAAGGAGTATTTGTTTCCGGAAGACTGTCTTCCCAGTGGCCCCATCTCAAGACGAACGCATTTTAAGCGAGGGTCATCCTTCATGCACACCACCGGACAAAAATTCATTAATGGAGTGCGATCTCGTTGAACCCCTAGGCTGTGATATGTCTACCGTTGTAGTGGTTTCATCAGACCAACCTCAAAACATATCCGGTGATGTCCTCGTCGGCGTTGAGAAGTCGAACCAGGTGAGCTATTTTCATAAACAAATTCTGCCATGGAtgtttagttttcgaaaaatttagaTTTTATGTCACACTGTAGATGAGGTGTTTGTTTTATATTGAATTAAATGTGTGATTATTTTATATTGAGTGATATCCATGCAGAATTTGAAAGAATTAATTAATCGTTTCATGCGTATATGATTGTTTTTAAAGATATAGTATACTTATGTGCAGCAagcatattttataattatttttttgtatatgaaTGCATGCTGCCTGCATATTATattgcatgttttatatgctAACCATTCTTTTATATTTGTATCTGTCATCCAGATGGCCATATATTTTATATGGATGTTGGAATAGCCTAAATTAGCTAGTTGGTATGCATTGGAATGGCCATATATTGGTATGCGTATATTGTTGCTACATGATGatcatttgataaattaaaaaacaaatataaggTGATGCAGGGGTTGTGAACTAGAACTAAATTAAAGCGTATGATACTTGGATTTCCTGTATGTTAATCATGACATGGTTATTTTAGTGCTTTGTAATGGCATGGTATCTTTGTATGAAAACtgcatataatttaattttttttatatgctcACATGCTTTATGCATATTATGTGGTTTATATGGATATGGGGTTTGTATGGTTTATATGGGTGTGTGTTTTATATGACATGGTATCTTTACATGAGTGTTTTGTACGTATATAATACCTGCACATTATGCTTGCCGgcatgttatttatttatatggCATGGCATCCTTACATTGGCTCACAGAATTCGAACGATGTCGGTGTTGATGACATCCTAGGCCCATCAAAGGTCACCACAAAGGGCAGGCCAAAGAGTAAGAGGCTCGGCACTACCCTTGAGAAGTCCTTCAAGAATTCATGTCGGAGAAAACAAAAGAATTCATCCCCAATAGATGTTTGGCTTAATCTCAACTTTGTATGTTTATTTGGTATAGTACTATCCAAGAACATAActgtttgactttttcttttttttttggcagGTGGTTCGTCTGCACACATCTCAAGATATAAACCATGGTGCTGTTGCTGGCCTGAATGTTCTCGAACAAGCCGGTGGTTTCATGTCTTTGTTAAGCTCCTTCAACAAAAAGTAGGATTAATTGGACAAGGTTGTGATAGTATATATTTTCTCATCTCTGTTTTTAAAGGATTCATGTTAGTTTAAAGGTTTTGAGGCAGCTGTTGCAAAAGTCCACATGTTATTAATTGCAAAAACCCTTTTTCCATTTGTTAGAACGAAccattttactatttttattttgtgtagaCTTAATGCATAAAGAGTATATTTGATTGTTATTCTGTAATTTATGAGATAGTTTAACAAAGTTGTACCTGATTCCTACATGCTTTACTGTATAGTTTTTCAGTACGTAGCTGTTCGTTATAGACATTGTTTTCACGTATTTTTAATGAACTAAAGTGGATGTTCATTTTCATAAGTGACCGGATATTCATTTTTACTCTAAGCATGGATGGTTAGCCGTTAGTATTCGAGTGTGTAGCACTTGGTTATGTTTTGATTTTGACCAAGTTAAACTGGATATTCATTATAGTATGGTATCGGATGTTCAGTTTAGCTATATTGGTGGATGTTTATTGGTCACCTATTTCAACATGCACAAATATAACAACTTTACCAAATAACTTTGATAAATTCGGGATTCTAACATATGAAAAAACATAGATAATATTAAGGTAACATAACCAATAAATCATTGTActgtagaaaaacaaaatatgtCTTGGAATATAGTCTTTCTAATGTGACATAAACAAATTTCTAAGCATGTCAGCAGTaagtaaaaatgaaaaaataaataaataaaaaaaagaactcCAGCAGACAAAATGATCATAGGAATAAAAATAGGTAATATGAAGGAGCAACTATACATTAAACATATACACTACAGAATTCTCAACAATCAGTCAAAGAATGATTCTCAAGAAGTGGTAGTACTGGTATATAGTGGTGGTGATGAATCATGAGCAATAAAAATCAAAGAGCTGATATATCATTCTCTAATTCCAACAACAATTCTCGTCACAAAGCACTCAATTcacaaaaccttaaaaaaaagCAAATTATCCAAAACACTAATGAATGATTCTCTATTGCTGGATTCCTTATATACAAGATTAGTATATGGCAcaccattttatttttttagaaactaGAGAGAAAATCATAGAGATAAGAGACATAAAGAACAAAGAGAGCGAAATAATCAAAGTGGGTTACATCTAATAAATTGGGATCCAATTTTTGAAAGCCTGGAGCTGAAGCTAAAACATAACAGCTCCAAAATACTACTCTTTGTAACAATAATAATCACTCCATCTGAAAAAAAAAGAACACTCACTAATCGGTaaggaaaaacaaaattaaaaataaaaaacacccccaattaaatcaattaaaacaAAACTAACTAATCTATGAACACCACTACCATCTAATCATGTTCAGTTCGGCGGTGAGATCTCTTTGGCGGCAGTTCTGATCGGCGGCTTCTCGCCGGCGACTGAGTTGCAGCGAAGGCCGGATGTTCAGTGACGGCGCCGTGCTTGAGGGCAACGAACAGGTCGCTTGCGTTCACCTGTGACCTTCCCTCGTTGCAGGTTGCGGGACTCAGGGTTCTAGCGCCGTAACGGGTCTCTACAACGAATTGGGAGGGTTTGAGTGGGGGGAGAAGAAACGGCGAAAAAAAAGGGATAGGAATTGGAGATTTGGGGAAAAAGTGGAAATAGCAAAAATCTGGTGGTGTGTTAAAGTAAATAGCCATAATAGGATTAGGGTTAATTTTCTGCTTTAATTTCAATTGGGCCTAATAAAAAGTCCATTGTAAACATTGTATACATATTTCATTGTCTTCCTAGCAGAATCTATCTTTGTATGGTTAATGTACAAAGTTCTTTTTGTATTTACCCTTTTCTCCTATTTACTCTGTAGTCATTCCTGCTAATGCTAACCGATTGGACGATTGGATGCGAGTCGAAGCAGAAAGATACGCGGCTCTAATTGAACAAAGGCACCATTTGGAGCTGGATGCTTTTGTAGAACAAATGAGAATGAAAGATGAGAAGTTAGAGGGAAAATTCCTCGTTTCCACGCACACGAGGGATTAGGACAGAACAAATTAAAggaagaattcctttcttctttcACTCCTCACAACACCCACTTCGCCGTTTTTGTGTAGACGATGGATTAGGGcagaaaaatttaaaagattaaggGAGATAACGAAACGACTTCGTTTTCGTGTCTGGGAATTTATCTGTCCTGTTTTCCAAAAACTCACTGCCTAAATTCAACGGAAAAGTTAAAATGTCTATGTTACAGGGGTCAAGGACatgaatatatttttctttttttgaggacgaaaatatccacgaaaaaaaaaattaaagacatatttatcctttattattattattattattattattattattattattattattattattattattattattattattatgcattttGTCTCCATCAAGTCatttttactaaatattttttatataatacaaaaaaatatagctCAATAGTTAAGGAGTTTATAGAGTAAAACTTGGACGAATGAACTtcgattttttattataattgtatAAGAGAgacaaaaaaacattttttttggtaaaaaaatatatttagtcaAGAGTGAAGATTGTAGTTATATTTTGAAAGAAGTCTGTATTATACTTgatgtcttttatttttttttatgagaaaaaCTTAAAGACtaagaaaatttattatttttaatcagtatttttagttaataatttaattttttttagtttaataatttaataatatatttttaacttatatttttaaatattattaattaattactgataaaaaataataaattctattaaTTCTCTAGCATTTCTCGTTTTCTATTATAAAGAGTATAATCTTCATTCTTCACTCAATTTTTTTCTTCATCGTAgcattattcataaaaaaattgtgaaaaagacaaaaattctAATGAAACTaccacaatctaaaaaggttatTCTTATTCATcaactttttttgttttagtaaCTTTATTTgtatcttataaaaaaataaacggTATCAATTTGGTATTCGAAAGATTTAATCgttgacaaaaaaatttttcaatgatttaaaaataggacaaaaagaactaataaatattatattttttaagtaataaaaaaattatatttaacaaacGACTTATCCATTAAATCTAattttttgtgaaaatatttgaataaatatttagaaaatgCACAACAAATTCAAAGCAAAATttgatctttatatatatatattaatgtg contains:
- the LOC112721805 gene encoding uncharacterized protein; the encoded protein is MECDLVEPLGCDMSTVVVVSSDQPQNISGDVLVGVEKSNQNSNDVGVDDILGPSKVTTKGRPKSKRLGTTLEKSFKNSCRRKQKNSSPIDVVRLHTSQDINHGAVAGLNVLEQAGGFMSLLSSFNKK